Sequence from the Pseudocalidococcus azoricus BACA0444 genome:
TGCCCTCGGCCCGAACCTCGCCCAGACTCTTTTTCCCCCCCCTAATCCCCCCCTCGGCCAAGCCCCTCTCTTTCGATCCACCCTACCTAATCCTGGCAGTAGTCAATTATTTGTGGACTTTAATCGGACATTTTCCTTAACCCAAAACAGTCCCATTCTCCCCCAACTCGCTCCCCCCTTCCAACAAGCCCTCCAACCCTTTCAAGGCCTGGGAATTGCTGGCCGAGTCCGCAATAGCTGGAGTCAAGAGTATGAGATTCGCCTCAACTTGAACAATCCCTAAGCGGTTTGACGGGCATGGCAGAGTCCGCACATTTTCCACTGATCCAGTTCTGGACGGGGGGTGGGACATTGACACTGGGGACACAAGGGAAGGCGGGCCGTAAATTTCTGGACAGCGGTTGACCATTGGCTAAAGGCGGCCTGGGCTGAGGGGGGAACAGGCTTGTGGAGGCGGGGTTGACTCCGAACTATTGGCGATTCGGAGCGGTTAGTCAACTTTTGCAGCGGCTGTTTAATGGGCCAATCCCGGCTGGAAAAGTGAATATCTTGGAGGGGAACAGGGAGCCGTTGATTCAGTTTGGCCAAAATCCGCAGCCGTTCAAAGCTCAAGGTCTGGGCCCAAACGCCATTGGCCACCGCAACTTGGAGACGATGGGGCGGCAGAATGGTTACGGGCTGGGCCTGGCGGGCCACAACCTCTCCGACAATTTCATTCCAGGCCTGGAGGATAAACCAAAACCGTTGCGGCTCAGACCAGGCCGGATCCTCCTGGAGACGGACTAAAACCCGATCAATGGGGGCAAGGGGCATACAAGCAGAGCAGGTTCTGGGCGAAAGAAGTCAGGATTGTTAGTTTAGCTTATTCAGTCGGTGGCTCACTCGACTCAGATTTTGGGGCAGATAACACTTCCCAGGCCTTAGCAAGGCGGGCTTCAATATCTTTGACCTGTTCCTTTCCTTGCTCTGTAACATGGCTGGCATTGGCCTGGAGATCACTGATTACTTTCTCCAAACTCGCAACCGTTTGCTTGAGAGTCTCTTGGACAGAATTGGGGAGCGTCGCAATTTGTTCTTTGGCTAAATCCTGGATAGCGGCCAGTAACTCTTGGGCGGCTTGGGAGACCCGACTTATAGTAGAGATTTCCGACGTTGTTTCAGACATAGAACGAATTCCCCTAAAAAGGCTAATGGCCGACAGTATATCGCGCGTATCTCAGTCTGTGTATGGCGATGATGCCATTTCTGTAGCTAATAAGGAAAAATTTATTGGAGTTACTCAGTCAACAGTCCCATCATCCCAGAGGGATAGAGAAATTTCCGGGTAACTCTGAACAGACTGCAACAAAATTTCTGGCTCAAATCCTGTATCTGTGGGGTCGGCTGGAACTTGTCGGTGGCAGCGATAGGCAAATTCACAGCTTGGACAGCGACCTTGGAGGGGATCAACTTGGGGTAAGGGGTTTCCCTGGTCATAGGCCAATAACCAAGCTTCCAGGCGTTGGACGAACTGCTCCAATCTCTGCTGGGTTTGTCGATGGAGAGCTTGGCTATAGCGAAAGCTCAAACTATGTTGGCCATCATCCCCAAGGGCAAACCAGTAGGTCATAACAATTGACTCGGGTGGATAATCTGTGGTGGCAGCTAATAAATAGGGATACAGCCGCGTTTGCCAGTGGTGCTGCAAATATTGGGGGGTTTGGGGGCGTTGATAGGTTTTCCAATCTAAAATCTGGGCCTGGCTTTTGCCCCAAATGACTAAATCATAGATACCCACCAGAGTGACAGGCCCCAATATGACTTGCCGCCGATGTTCACTATCCCGTTGCCCTAAAATCATGGGCGGGGGTGCTGCTTGGAAG
This genomic interval carries:
- a CDS encoding DUF721 domain-containing protein, with amino-acid sequence MPLAPIDRVLVRLQEDPAWSEPQRFWFILQAWNEIVGEVVARQAQPVTILPPHRLQVAVANGVWAQTLSFERLRILAKLNQRLPVPLQDIHFSSRDWPIKQPLQKLTNRSESPIVRSQPRLHKPVPPSAQAAFSQWSTAVQKFTARLPLCPQCQCPTPRPELDQWKMCGLCHARQTA
- a CDS encoding PD-(D/E)XK nuclease family protein — translated: MPLLDEPLTTDPLVETPGLSLTQSSLQALAHCPRKFQYLYLDQLGLPNFQAKATANLGVDLPQDLGTWFHRLLQQRELGLDITPLLQGNEPLPSWYEAFQAAPPPMILGQRDSEHRRQVILGPVTLVGIYDLVIWGKSQAQILDWKTYQRPQTPQYLQHHWQTRLYPYLLAATTDYPPESIVMTYWFALGDDGQHSLSFRYSQALHRQTQQRLEQFVQRLEAWLLAYDQGNPLPQVDPLQGRCPSCEFAYRCHRQVPADPTDTGFEPEILLQSVQSYPEISLSLWDDGTVD